The DNA segment GCCTTTTCCTCTTCATTTAGATTTGCAGAGTGTTTCAGCTCCGGCCCGACGGGAAGCTGGAGCAGACAGTTTCTATGGCAACAGACAACCAGCCCCTGATGCAGCACTTGCGCATCACCTACCGTCGATCGTCTTGAGCGAGCAGGCGGGCTTCTCATGCACTGAAATAAGTTTccagatatataaatatatctggAAACACTCGATCAATAATTCCAGCTGTGTAAGGGAAACATAAACAAATCTACAGAGATATACCTCTATACTGTTATGTGGTAAACAGGCTGTGGCATAAATAACCTGTTGAACTGAAATAATCAAACTTAATCTTAAGCACTAGTTAAACATCACAGACAATATCAGGGTGTTCATGGTGTATATTTAATCTGTAAAGCTATTTCAATGTGAAGATAATAAAAGCACTATATGTGACTGTCACTGCACTATCATAAAATTGTAAGCTAAAGCAGCTGGAGGCATTGCACTGTCCACTGAAGCCTGAAGCCCACTGAATGTGGGCTTCAGCTGTGGGAAACATTCTTTTATACCTTTTCTGAGTGGCACTATGTGAAAAAAAGACTTAATCTTAAGCTAGTTACATccccaccagtgtatgaatgtgagcgtgaatgaataatggcattgtaaagcgctatataaatccaatgcattattattattactgttttcaCGTGTGTGCTCACAGACATCCATGTCTGCGAGGGGGCAGCTTCACTGTTCGTGTGCTGGATAAATTAAATTACTCATTTTGTCTTTGCTTGTTTGAGTCTATTAATGTGTTTCTGTCCTGATGGATGATACAAATCGGATTAGCCTGTGTTAATGCACCGCAACACACAAGATCGGCATCGGCACTGGAAACACGAGAAGACACCGCAGGCTGACACATGACGGTTACAGCCATGGTTTTTAAATAGAAAGAGCCATATGATGCAAACACAGAGCTGGGATTGTGGAGCACCTTGAGGAACAGTTAAAGCTCTGATGTCTTTAGTTGCATGATATTATAAGCCCTCGTGTAAACTTctgttgctctgttttcttacctttgTAAGAAGAGTGACAAATTGGGTAAAGGAAGCAACTAATTCCCTGCAACAAAGAGGTCCTGTTAACACCATTTCCACCAGTTGTCTGCCTCGGGTTTTCAAAGTTATCTAAGCCGCTTCTTTTTAACCAAATCCAACTCTTCCTCAGTGACCCAGGCAGCAATAAACACCCTCACCTCTTCACCCTACAGGGCCATTCTTTACCTCTAATTCCTCACAGCAAGAGTAAGGATGCGCCTGTAATAACAAAAGCATCACAAAAGTCCCGTATGTGAAGTTTCAAGTTTATTATAGGTTTCATAAAAACTCTtagacacacacatttataagtTCACACTTAAAGTGACACCCATCACACACAATCATCCTAAAAAGCCGCTGTAGTGGCATCCTCATACTGCAGTGCCTTGAAATGCAagtcattaaataaaaaaataaaatcataaatagACTATTTACAGATCTAAAAGGAAATCAATGTCCACAAAAATATGCACattcagtatatatatatatattcatatattacCATTCCTTGAGTTCTTTGGCCAAAAATAAGCGCAATGAGATCCAACGTTTCTCTTCGTTATTTTTAAAAGGATCATATTTGTAAAGAGACTCTCTTTGTGCTTTGGTGAAGTACAATAGAGTTACTCCATGAAGTGTAAACAGTTGAATCCACCTGACATTACTCTTGAGGCGTGAACTCACTTTTTGAGACTCGAACCTCACAACAGGACCCAGCCAGCTGAGCGTCAGTTTCATCACAAACACAGTTTTCGCCTCTTTAAGTGTGAATATTCTGAGAAACACCACATTAAAACATCTGAGTGTTTGTCTCTGGAGTATGAACAGCCTCACGTAACAACACTGGAGAAGCCTTGCTTACTACACCGGTTAAAGCAGTGAGAAAATACATCGAGGCGGAGCGATATGCTCTTAAATGTCACAGTGACTACTCTTTGGATGAAGGGTAACCACTTCACGGGCTCGGCCGACATTGAGAGAACACAAACATTTGCTGGTCAAACATTTGCTGAATGCCATACACCGCAGCAGACTGAAATCTGCCGGCAGGCTCAATCCCCATCAATCACAGCGACCCTCTCCACTCCAGCTTTTTATTGACAAGTCTGAGATTTTAATCCCACGCAAGacacccccaccctcccaccTCCCACTCTGTGTTCGTTCACGGCTCCTTCATGATGTAGACGTACATGGTGGTGAGGAAGTACTTGAGGGACTCAAAGGCGGAGGACAGCCAGTTTTCTTCAGGGGAAAGATCcttctttaccacacattttgTGATCTCCaccttaaaaaagaaataaaagggacattaaaaaaaacccacaaacaaacttgttaaacttctttaagtataaatattaaaaaggaaACTTTGAGCTTCCACTTATTTTCCGATATATAAAATTTCACACATACACTTTAAGAATGCACTGGACACTCATATTGAACAGGTGTTTGTGCAAGTTATTCCTATGAGCCAAAAAGCATCAGATGCTTTGCACACTATTTcagatgagggtttttttctactcttaaatctgtatgatgtcactgaTAGCAGATTTTCTCATCAGCTCTGGCTAGACGCAATTGGGAACAGCCAATCATAAGTCAGGAAGAAAATTAGACAGCAGATTAACTGAGGAGCTACTACGAGGACTGATCTAAGGtcaataaggattattttgaaatgttaatcatgcaaagctgcccAAGGAGCTGGAAAAGAGCAGAATAGATGCATTTTAGTGAAGAATACAGTTGCAATGAACTGAGTttttagcactttaaaaaaaaaaaaaaaaaaaaaaaaatcacacttaaTGTGGGATTAAATTGCAGTTATTGGAATtacaaataacaaaataaactgtttaaacaTTCACTGAAAACTGTAACAAATTTGatgaaatgttatattttattttccttaatTTTATGTGAGGATGTCAGTATTTTAATTCTAGTCTATAGATGTCACTAGTATTACAGGGGGGtttttggagggggggggggttctaCCTGAATTTGTGAGACTGAAAGAAAAACGTTTTTAAATGTTACTGAGAAATTCAAATGACTTGAATGTCGTAAGGCAATTTCACTAGTGGCATTTATTATTGCAATCTGTTGTCTCTTTTGTCAGTCcactaaaagtaaaaatactgtCTGACTGGGAagatgcacagagacacacacacacacacattaaagtcaaataaaactgagtttGAATATTATTTAAATCAAGCATAAGAATACTCCACTTTACAGGAGAAATTTTTCATCATCAACCAGCAGGAAGCCAGAGTAAGCAAATAACATCCCTGTAGCTCAGACTGCTGAAAGACGACTGAAAGCTGACTGAGCTTCATGCACAATCAGCATGCATGTACAAAGCAGTGCATCAaccccccctcccaaaaaaaacaagcaaatgcaAATCGTTGTCTTATCTCAAATGTCAACTTTTTATGCATGTCATGTTTGCCCAAAACTTTGCTGCAGCAACATGCAGAAGTAATGATACAAGGCATATGACACAAGACAGTATACCCTTTTCCAAAAGTATATTTTTACATATCAaaagaatatatttttttaaaatgatctgGTCCTCAAAATAAGTTGTGGCAGTTTGTTGTCAAAACCTTTGCACACATTTGAAACAACTGTTattcttcccaggagtggccgTTCCAGCAAATTCATTGCAAGGTCAGACAGTACAAAGCTCACAGAAACTgtaaaaaacccaaaatatACACCTCAGACTCCaaaggcctcagttagcattttgaatgttaaagttcatgacactaaaatgagaaaaacactGAGCGAGTTTGGAAAAATTGGCAGGAGAAATCCTCATCTCTctaaaaaagaacatggcaacaCAGCTTATGTCTGCAAAGTTTCATGTGAAAAAACCACAAGAGCTTTGGAACAAAggccaaagtggagatgtttggacTTTATGCACAGCACAACGTTTAGAGGAAAACCAAACAGCATAAACACCTCATAGAAACTGCTAAGCACGGAGGTGGAAggctgatgatttgggcttgttttctaatcacaggacctgggcaccttggAGTCACTTAGTTGACTATGAACTCTGTATATCAAACAAGACTGTGAGGGCATCAGTCTGACAGATAAAGCTTGGACCAATGTGGGTCATGCTACAGGCACAGCACCCAAGACATACCAGATTTACTGAAAAAGATAATAAGCAAGATGTTGCAATGAcacaaagtccagacctcaacctttAAGAGAGCTGTGTATAAATGAATGCCAGCAAATATCAATAAACTGATGCACCGCTGTTTAAAACAGTAGGTCAAATTTTCTCCACAACGATGTGAGAGGTATGTAAAACACAACTGGAGACAGTgtgcactctcttcttcttttgacCGTCATTTGTAATATTTAATCTTGAGCGGTTCCCTGAAGTGAAAACTGGGCTTGCGTCATGGCCTTAATTACTGAAGATTGTCATTAGAGAGGCAGAAACTTACCCATCCTCCCCGTCTCTTCAGCCAGGGAACCAGGAATTTGCGGACAAACTGTCCCAGACTGTCCACTAAGATGTGCACTGTGGCCGGATGGCCTTGTCTGACACAGTCCACTGCCAGGGCTCCAGCTACGGCGTACATGGACACCACCTTACCCCATGTTATGCCTACAGGAAAAAACAGACACCAGTGGATTATGTTTAATTATTCTATATCTGTGTATCAGTGCTTCCACAGTTCAAGCTGATCTGGATTTTGTTTAGCTGCAGCCACCGAAAATCAAACTGCCATCTTTACCTCACTATAAACATTCCCTCCCACACAAAGCAACGCCCgtctctttccttctttccaGCTACATATTCTGTGACCTGACAGGAAGCATGCAGGGCAGTTGGTGCACCTTGTAAATATGAAAGTCAACAAACTGGTGTTAATGCTATCAATAAGGCCACGCCAGGCTGTAAAATAAACAGGTTTAGACTGCACTGCCACTGACGCAGTTTCAGATACGGGAAGGTCAACAGGTTCAAAACTGAAATGTGAATGCAGCAGAAGTAGCGGAGCTGAAAAAGGCCAAGTATTTGTCCCGTTTTTACTTTAATTTAGTTCCAAGAGGCGCAGACCTCAAAACAGTCCAATATGATAAATGAGGGCATCCGGCCACTCCAGGCAAAGTTTCCAGCGCAAAGAGGGATTGTTATAACGAACGTCAGTGATGCAGTGCAGGGCTTAATGGCATTGGCCCCCTTTAGCCCTGCTTGCATTGTCATGGTTGCTCCTGAGAGCTGAGCCACAGCTTCTGAGTGTGGCTATTAAAGGATAGAGCTCTGGGTGAGCTTAAATGAGATAACTGTCCGTGGAAGCTGTCAGAGCACGTCATGTCTCCCTCCCTACTGAGAAGCGGGCCAAGAATAGAGACAAGATTGTCGGGGATAAAGCTGGAAGAGAGGAGGGCGGAAAGAGAAAGAACAGAAGTGGGAGGCAGGtgaagatggatggaggagAGATGAGCCGTGTTGATTTTACTGAAGGCGACTGCTTCCAAAGGAAGATATGTGGATATGATCCACACATGCCATAAAAATGTCATTCCTTTCTGTCCACCACAAAGTAATGACTAACTAAAAGCTTAAAGGGTGGTTTTAAAACAATCTCAagactgcaggaaaaacacacatgccttctttttttaaaatatatttatagtcAAGTTTCAACCCGTCCCAGAGGGCTGGGGCTGCCTGGGTTCACCAGTTTGTTGTTCTTGAGGAGGAATCCCACGCCGTTTCTAAAAATGACACCCTCGTGACGTCAAAAAGAGCAGACATTTATCCAGAACACAAGCATGAAAATGTCATTAACCAAGTCTGTGTTTGATCTTTCCTGGTCCCGCGCCAAAGTTTTACCAGACTCTCTAATCTATCCCCGAGGTGCGtacagaggacataaagtcactCTTTATTTGGATCCTTCAAAATGTCATTCCTTCTTTGGACAGTttacaaaacacatctgttgtcaagacaactttaaaaaaaaaaaaggcacaagaCCGAGACCAGCATGATCGACTTCAACCAAATACACTCATCTAGAATTTAACCAACAGGCTTTTTGAGACATTTGTTCTGCAATGTTGTTCTCACTTAATTAGCACAAATCACTCCAAGCCAGGAATAACAGGAAGAACCACTTAGGCTGTTTATCCAGAGGTAACAACCGTGAATCAAGTAAGAAATTCCACATTCAAGCCAGAGCCAGCTGCTGTTGTCCTAACCCATCTCTCCTTGGTTTTAATCTAATGAACCACAGGAACAGCTAaccatatatttttattaaagaaaCGAGTACATCAGAAAGTGACAGCTGAGGCAGAGCAGTTTGGTAACAACCTCAGCAATGCGGAGATGGCTTGGACACATGCAGAGGAAGGATAGTGGACATACTGGGCAAAGGGTGTTGAACAcggagctgccaggcagaagGAAAAGGGCAAGACCGCAGAGAAGTTTCATGGATGCCACAATGTGATTTATATGACTTAAAATGGAAGAGGATTGGTGAGACAGAGGTAGgtatagggtgagatggaggagaTGACCGGCTGTGGAGACTCCTAGGAAGAGCAAGAAGAAGAATACGAAGAAGAAGAACTGCACGAGGAAGAATGTGTTGCTAAGCTACATCAGCATAGATTGAGACAGGATGACATTTAGCAGAGGAAGCAGAGGATGTTTATCTGTTGCCAGCTCATTAACTTCGAGTCATCTTTGGTAGTTATTTCAaagttcacttttttttaaaaataaataactctAGATCTTAGCAAAAAAGGAGGgagtaaataaaaagtaaaatacaaaaaaaacaaaattattttcaCCTATTGGCcaacttattttaaaaattatggCAGTTCTGGGATGATACCTGCAAATTTTTACATAAGGGTATTAAAGTAAGGCTGTGTCTATATTAGACTggatgtaataataataacaacaacaacaacaaccagatGAATTATTTGCCAAAAACAACACCTGAACTATGTGAGGACACAATTACAAGAAGATTTACTTCGAATTTAAAAATCACACCACCAAAGAGTACAGCTGGAGCTCGTGATTTCCTTTGTgcacaacagcagttgcttctgtatttgtgcaaaatttaagaacaaaaattgagaaaatgcagaaaaaattcAGCATCTGAATAATGTCACATATCTTATAAGTAGCTAGATCATTCTTCTTTCAGCTTTAGCCTTATTTGGAAGAGATCACCACAGATCATCACTCGATAATTATCCTGAAGCAACCCACccagggatttgtgtctcctagATTTTGAACCGCCTTCCTTAGCACACTATGGAGTTACCAACTAGCTTTCTTAGACTCTATAAGTGAACCTTGTACTGCCATCCGTCCTTCATTCTATTTTCTTAAATGCCCATCCAACCAGACTCGAGCCTGTCCCAGCTGACAGCGGGCGAGAAGCAAGCTACCCCTAACATAACACACACCTTTTAGGGTTACAGAAAGAAACCAGAAGCAACATGGAGGAAAACTTAAAGATAACCTAAGAATATGTAACCTCAGAAAGGTCAAAACTCAGAAAAGCCAAAAACCAACTAGAAAGCCCAAAACTTTTTCTTAGGCAGCACCGTTATCCCCTGCCACCCTGCATTAATTTTACTTCCTGTGCATCTTTCTGTGAGGCCCAAGATGGGACCTGCTGGCTTTACGCTACAttaaaccatccatccattttctaccgcttatccagttcaggttACATCCTGTGCAGGTCGCCAATCTGTCACAGGACGACTCTATTAATTCAAtatgaaaagtaacaaattaacattaaagaaaaatgtttgagCCCTCTTAGCAAGACACGACAATGCTGCCAAAGAAGCCCTTTTATGTTCAGCATCCACATCCCAAACTTGGGCTCAATTTAGTAAACTAATGTCTAAACTTAGAAACTTGGATGTAGGACTAATTATGTGTTTCAGATGGAGTCTCACTCCACCTACATCTGATTCGCACCCACTCGCTCTGAGCCTGAGCCTGGTGAAAGCTGCAGAGGTCCACAGTCAGTGCCTCCATAAGCAATCAGGAGTGAAGGTCACTTCCTGCGCTGTTTTAATTTCTACTGCGATGCATCATCAACACTCTGAGCTTCATAACAGCCTTGTACCTGCTGAGAAAATCTCTGTTGCTACGCCGATGAAGGCATCCGAAACCATGTTCTCCATGGCAACAGAAATGTTGAGTTGCCGCGCCACGTTCCTGTACAAACTGGGCTGTATACACTCCAGCTCATCGCCTAGGTAACAGAGGGAGagcagaaacagaagaaaaaaaaaaaagaaaaggagaaaagtcTGTTAGGAAGTGAATCTGAGCAAAGGAGATTTAAAAACAGGTGAAAGTGTAGCACGTCACACATTTTAACCTGCTTGAATATCAAATTCAAACATTTCCCGTGGCAGGAGGTCACTCAGATACCCGAGTGCTGAGAAAAGATAGATGTGAAGAGGAGGGCTGGACCGCTGCTGCCTGGTTTTGGTTCAAGCTGTTCTCACACATGCAGATATAATCCTCGACTCATCGTTTGGTCTGAGCTCATCAGAGCTTCAAATGCTCAGTACAGGCTGTATAGACATGTGGAGTATAAGCCTAAAGTGTTGCTTTAATATAATGCAAATGTAGCAAACACTCCAGTATAGAGACATAGGATCATAATGTAGGTGATCAGCAAATTCAGTCTCTGATCATTTACAATTTTCTGGTTTCTTTACCCTTCTCTGAAAGCAGGTGGAAATTCATTACAACCGTTGCTACTTTCTGACATTTTATGGGCCAAACAAATAATCAATCAGATGAGCAGCTAATCGGCAGATCACGAAAATGGACTGCATGTTAGACTGCAAATGCGTGAAATGTAATGTCAATAATTGCTGAGATGCTCAAATTTAAACAATGACTTAAACACaacatttccttttattttaagTATGGTTGTtggacaagaagaaaaaaacatctcaAAAAAACTCTTTGTCCTTTTCTTTTATCCTATTTTTGATAAGGATCTGGATAGAAAGTCCCAAACTGTACTTAACACTGTGAGGATGTGATAATGAATTCTTAGTCTTCCAGCCTACTTACTTATAAATGTCAAGGCCTATTTTCATGACagcaataataatgaataaatcaGTTAAAAAACTGGCATGATCAAACAAGGCAATCGTGGTTCAGAGGTCATCGATAAGGTGACATTTATGGAAACTGCTGCGCTTACCAAGACAGAGAAGCACCATAGATACTTCAGCTAGCGCTGCGTTCGAGGGAGAAAAATTGAGCTCAGTTTTGGACCATCCCAACCCGTTCTGGTTGAGCCTCGACAGGATGTAGTCTCTGCACAGCGCCTTAGACTGGGACACCAGCTCCTTCTCGGTCAGTGAtcggtcaaacacatccaggaCCTCTGCAGCAAACACTGAAGACCTGCGCAGGACCTCCATGTCCTCATGCAGGGGTGAGGGTGAGGGGGGGGGGAATCTGTAAGTCAGAGAGCCTCTGACTTCTTTCA comes from the Oreochromis aureus strain Israel breed Guangdong linkage group 18, ZZ_aureus, whole genome shotgun sequence genome and includes:
- the bokb gene encoding bcl-2-related ovarian killer protein homolog B → MEVLRRSSVFAAEVLDVFDRSLTEKELVSQSKALCRDYILSRLNQNGLGWSKTELNFSPSNAALAEVSMVLLCLGDELECIQPSLYRNVARQLNISVAMENMVSDAFIGVATEIFSAGITWGKVVSMYAVAGALAVDCVRQGHPATVHILVDSLGQFVRKFLVPWLKRRGGWVEITKCVVKKDLSPEENWLSSAFESLKYFLTTMYVYIMKEP